The following is a genomic window from Planktothrix serta PCC 8927.
ACCTACGGTTGAAATAATCTACCCCAACCTGTTCCGGGCCCCTCTGCTGTCCAGCGATAGGTCATTTCATATTGACTGTAAATGGCACCTTTGCCATTTTCTACCGCCCCTGTATAACGATCATTGAGAGAACCATAAGGATCATTAACAATGAAATCTCCCTCTTCAGTTCGCCCTCGGACAACAATCATGTGACCCCCAGAAGGATGTTCCGTTGTCCCCCGATGCAAAATACCAATCACAACAGGACGGTTGGCTTCTAGTTCCCGATAAACATCCTCAAAATCGAGATCCGTATGCCAAGCACTATTTAAACCAAAATGCGATAAAGCTTGAGTTTGAACTTCATGATCTGTGGTATCGCCATATTCAAAGACCATTTCTAAGTAAATATCATCTCCATCTTTTCCAGGTAAAGTTCCAGGTCGGAAATACTCTAAACACATCGCACAGGAGGAAGAATTACAAGTTCTTTCAGGATCTCGATAATTATCAGTTTGAGGAAACCAAGGAACAGGAAGTAAAATTTTCTTGGGTTTGATTTGAAGCTGGGGATTGCAAATTTCTACATCCTGAGTGTGAACAAACCAAGTATTTCTTCCCTTAAAAGATTGAGCTAAAAAGGCAACTTTCAGGTAATCTCCGGTTTGGTACGCATAGGAAGCCACCTCAAAAATATTACCTTCTGTGATATCAACTTGTTGTTCTATGGAAAGTTCTGTAACATCTTCTATGATAAGTCTCAGAGTAGTGGTATGAACAAATTTAAGGGTTAAAGCAGGTTTGGATTGGGTAGGGGTTTGACTTTTTTCTCGTGAATTAATGACTTCACAGGCTTTTTTATAATATTGTTGACGATCTTCTAAGCCGTTGTAGCCGCCATTAACTCGTAGTGTAATTTCTTCAACCGTTGCACCGCGATCGCAAACTTCATTCATGCTATTATTGTACCACCAAAAGCCTGCACTGGTAAATGGATAAGTCTCTGCGACATAATCACAACCCTGCATAATGTTGGCATCACCAATCGCCTGACAAAAGGCTTGATAATTATTTCGTCCGGTTAGCTGAAGCACCCCAGCACCTTTATATTTAGATCCATCACCTGAACAAGTATTTCCCAGTTCACTTCGTCCTTCCAAATAGTCACCCTCATCAAGCTCTTTTAACCATTTCAAACCCCCTGATTCATGGGCGATTTGGCTGAGAAAATGGCAAAGTCTAGGGGGAGTATTGATTTCATAATGATTTAAGCAACAATTGAGATCGTTCAGTTCATCTTTTGTAATGGGATTGTCAAAGATTCTTTCGGCTTCCTCTTGGTTAATGAATAACTGAATACCTTGATCGGGAAGAAATAATTCTTGAGATTCATTTAATTGTATTCCTTCCCAATGTTGAGTAAACGCATAAAAAGTGCCACTATTTGCTGCTAAAAAAACCTTAATATGTCCATTATCAGCAGGTTCAATTGCTTCAAAGCCATAGGTTTTGCCCGCCGGAACGATGACGATTTGTTCAGGTTTAAGTTGAGATGACTCAACCGGAAGTTTTTTTAACTTAGTATTCACTTTTGCAGTAATTTGTTTCATACCTATTACCACGTCAATTGCTTGAATTAGTATTATTGATCTCAATACAATGACGAATTTAGGCTAGGAATTCTGATTTTTTTGAGTTAGTTTTCAGGAGGCTCTGGCTTTGATTCAAGTATAGAATCGTGGGAGTCTGCAATTTCATCATCTTTGGAGCTTAAAGTCGTTAGAGTTGCTGATAAAAATCCTAAGAGAGACCCTAATATAACATTAAAAGATTGATTGGCTATATTGTTAACATTTTCCATGTTTTGGATCTCAACTTCCAATAATTCCTGATAAACATCTAATTGCTCTGATGTTTTCATGAGATCTAAATTTTTAATATGCTCTTCTCGGCTAGCAAAAGCATTATTATAAAAAAATGTTACTCCTCCTGTAAAACTTAATAAAATACTATAAATTACTAAAATAGTATACCAAGGAGATCCGACAATTGAGCTTTTTTTCTGATCCAAATCTCTTTGATTTGATGCTTTTATTGGGGGATTTAAGAGTTCTTCTTTTTGAGAATATTTTTCTTGAAACTCAGATAGTTTTTCCATAAAATTTATTTCTGTTAACTTATTCTATATTTTGTTGATATTATCATTTTTTTTATGATTATTTTTTTGAGCTAAAGTAGTTGATAAAAAAGACACGATAGCCCCCAGCACAACATTAAAAGACTGTGAACCTATATTATTCTCATCTTGAGAAGTTTTGGCATCGTTTTGCAAAAGCTCTTCGACGAGTTTAAATTTTTCCTGATCATCATATACCTTTGTAATTTTAGCAATATTCTCTGCTCTAGTTGCAAAGATATTATTATAGAAAAAAGTAATATAGCCTGTAATAAAAAACAAGACCATATACGTTGTAAGTACCGCGTACCAAGTTCTACTCATTGAATTTTTTAATGAACTGGACAAAACTAAACTGGGTTAATCAACCCTGTTTGACTTCTGGTACTAAAACGATTATTGAAGACACGTTCTGAAATTTTAGACTTAAAGATGTTTTATCGGACTTAAGGCCCTCTATACAACCCGATTCAAGCCTAATCCGGTTGACTGAACATGAAGCATAGTCAACAGAGCGATCGCCGTCGTTTAATCGAGCTAGAGAGACAATGAAATAATATTGCTCTATTATAGATTTAATAGAGATCATGTATCAGGGTGTAAGTTAGAAAACCCTTAACACTAGATAACCCTCCCATGACTTTTGAAGAAGCAGTGCGATTTGTAGACTCAACCCTAGAGTCTAAAACCGGTAAAAAACTAACTCTCACTGAAAAAAACATCCTCCAAGCTGCCTGGAATAACGAAACCTACAGCAACGTTGCTGAAAGCTTATATCTAAGTATTGGTCATATTAAAGATTTAGCCTCCCGATTATGGCAACGCCTTTCAGATACCTTCAGGGAAAAAATCACCAAAAATAACTTTAGACGACTCATAGAAGAGCTTTATGTCACCCAGACTTTCCCTGAAGAAAAAATAGCAGAAAACGATACAGATGAAAGTTTAACCTCCAAAGGGAATATTTTAATTATTGGCGATCTCATCCAAAACTTGCAACTTTTAACTGAAGTATTAAGTAAACGGGGTTATAAAGTTTGCAGCATCCCCAATGGGAAGATAGGATTAAGAACAATCCACAAGCACCCACCCGATGTCATTTTACTCGATATTAAAATGCCGGAAATGGATGGGTATGAAATCTGCAAAATTCTAAAAGCCGATGAAGTGACCTCAGAAATTCCGGTCATTTTCTTAAGTGGGTTAGATGAAATTATCGATAAAGCCAAAGCCTTTCAAGTCGGTGGCGTTGACTTGATCACCAAACCATTTCAACCCGAAGAAGTCATTGCTCGAATTCAAACTCAACTGGCTTTCCAACAACAAAAACGCCAGTTAAGAGAACAAATTGAAAAACATCAACAAACCGTAAAAATTCTCTATCAATCTCGCGCTGTACTTACCAGTTTACTCAATAGTTCTCAAGATGGAATTGCCGCCATACAAACAGTGAGAGATCTAATGACCGAAGAAATTAACGATTTTCGCTGTTTGGTAGTGAATCCCATTTTTGCAAAGTTATTAGGTCAAAAACGAAAAGACCTCATAGGTAAAACCTCCCTCAAAAAATTGCTCAATCAACTGATTCCGACCTTGTTTGATTCCCTGATCAGTGTCGTTGAGACAGGAGAAATGATCGAAAAAACATTTTATTGGGAAAATAATGACCAGCAGAACTGGTACTATTTGACTGCTATAAAATTTGGAGACGGTTGTTCAATTACTATTCACGATATCACAAATTTGAAAATCATTCAATTTAAAAGGCAGATGGAAATGTATTTAGAATAAACTCCTATTTTCTCAAGAGTTGAGTTGGTATTGCACGGTTGTTATCAGTTTCAGTTTATTGGAGTTAAAACCGGAATTTAACTTGATATTATTACTAATACCCAAGCTAAACTATAAAATCCGGCAATTTCTCAAAAAAGCCAACTTTTCCGAACTTAGAGATCCGACTTTCTGCTATTGACACAGACAGGGTAAACGACGGATGATATTGTAACAATGAAATTTGGAAAAGCTAATGCAGTCTTGTGAAGCAAATTTTTCTTGGCTCTACAAGATTATTTGGTGCATTTTACGATTCAATCTGTTTTCAATTTTATTCAAGAAAGCTTTGATAAGACTTAACTCAATTTCACACAATCCTAAATAAATCAAGTGCTTTTTCAGCACTAATCATCAACTGAACATGATGAAAAACAGTTTGACTGGCAAAAACTTAAACCACACCCAGATGCTTATATCATCTTGCCATTTAGCTCCTAATTCTCGCCATCTATCTAAAGATATAGATTTAGATTTTGGGGAAGAAGAACCCATTTTATTAAAACGTCTTTCTTTAGGCGATGACAATGCCTTTTGGCAATTATGGCAACAGCATCAAAAATACCTGTATTATCGCTGTCTAAGCTGGATGGGAGGAAATCCTATTGAGGCTGAAGAAGCACTCAGCCTAGCAATGCTAAAAGCCAGAGATAAATTACCAAACTCGGCAGATAAAATTACAAATTTCCGTGCTTGGCTGATCCGCCTTACCCATAATCTTTGCGTAGATATCCATCGTGCGCGTTGCAGAAAGGCAATCAGAATCGAGACTGTTGAAGAAGACGAAGCGGTTATCTCTAACTTTGACTGTCCCGAATCAGCTATTCTTCGTGATGAGTTAGGACAGGTGATTCGTAGTGCTGTAGATACTCTTCCTGAACGACTTCGCATTCCTTTTATCTTACGTTACTACGAGCAAGTTTCCTATCCAGATATTGCTCAACAACTCGCCATATCCCAAGATATAGCGCTACGCGCTATGGTTAGGACAAAAGTATGATAAGATGCAGTAATACCTCAATATCGGAAAATAGTTATGCCGGCACCTTATAGTTACGATTTACGCTCCAAGGCGATCGCAGCCGTGAAAAGAGGAGAAAAGAAAATAGAGGTAAGTCGTTTCTTTAAAATAAGTCGCAACACATTAGATCTGTGGCTGAAAAAAGAAAGAGAAACAGGAGACTATCAGGCTAGCCGACAGGTAGGAGTAGGAACTCAACCGAAAATTCAGGAGTTAGAAAAATTTAAAGAATTCGTGAAAAAAAATAGTGACAAGACTCAAAAACAAATGGCCCAATTATGGGGGTGTGAGGCGACGCAACAGAATATTAGTTATGCTTGTCGAAAACTGGGTATAAGTCGAAAAAAAAAACTTATGGGTATCGAGAAAGAGATGAAGAAAAAAGACGAGAATTTCTTCAAAAACTAGAGGGAATAGAAAGGAGCAGAAAAGTTTATGTAGATGAAGCGGGATTTGATAATAGAGAGGATTACCCGTATGGCTACAGCCCGATAGGGGAAAGATGTTATGCACTCAAGTCCGGTAAAAGAAGAGAAAGAGTCAGTTGGCTATCAGCATTGAAAGAAGGTAAATTATTGGCTCCTTTAACCTTTGAGGGGTCATGTAATAAAGATTTATTTGAAACCTGGTTAAAGAATTGTTTGCTGCCAGTGCTAGAACCAGGAGACATTATTATTATTGATAATGCCAGCTTTCATCAAGGGGAATATATCAAAGAACTCGTCGAAGAAGCCGGATGTAAAATTTGGTATTTGCCCCCATATTCTCCCGACTTGAACAAGATTGAAAACTGGTGGGCTGTTTTAAAGACATGGATGAAACAGAGATTAAACGAATTTCAAACCGTCAGAGAATGCGTGGATGCTGCATTTAGAAATTGTCCTAACGTATGCGCGTAGCGCTATAATGCTTACAAACGCATCCAACAGGCACGAGATAGACTGCAAAAGTGCCTGAGAAGGTACTTGTCAGGGATAGAAAATTTTCCGTTAAGTTCCTCCAAAACCTCTAATAAAAATAGTAATTTTTTAGGGGATGATTTAAAAATAGACTCTCCCATATCGAGAGATCCCGGGTGCATTTTCGCCGTCATTAATTATCAATTAACAGCGACATGCGTAAAAAAACTATCTCATCCGTCCTATCCATCATTCGGTCTTCAGGGATGGAGATAAATATTGATTTAGTTTTAGACGAAAAGCCAATTCGAACGAACCAAAAAATCAAAACATTAAGTCAGTACGTGCAGCAGTATCCTTCTGGATGGAAAAAACGCTTAGAATTGGCGAATCTGCTATACACAAATGGTTGTTGGCAACAGGCAATTCAAGAGTATCGGCAAGTCATTGACCGACAGCCCCAATTCCTTGAAGTGCAGTTGAAATTGGGGAAAATGTTGCAGTTAATGGGACAAAAGACTGATGCCGTAGCAGTTTATGAGAATGCCTTGTCCTTGATACACCATGAGGCAACTCGACAGCATATCAGTGGATTAATTGCAGTTTGTCGGGATGACATTCAGGAAGCAATACTAGCTTTTGAGTCAGCCACTTCCCTAGAACCCGACAACGTTGCTCACTGGTTGGCTTTGGGGCGGTTGCAGATGCAGAGAGAGGATAGGGTTGCAGCATTGCGAACATTTGAGACAATTGTGTCAATTCATCCCGATGATCTGGTCGCACTGATTGATCGCTATGATGCGCTTCTCGTCTTGGGTAAGATTAGGGCAGCCCAGGACTGTTTAGACCGCTTGGTCGAGTTAGCGTCTGAAGATTTCCGGGTACTCAAACGACAGATCGAAAATCGTTGCTGGATGAGGTTGGTATTCGGAGAACTGGGGAAGCAGACCAAACAGATCATTAACTTGGCTCTGCGACTCGCTCCCGATGCTGTAGATACTTGCGAGTTACTAGCCTATTATCACATTTTCCAAGGGGATTGGGCTACAGGAGTCGGGGTCTTGGCTCAGTTTACAGAGAAACACCCGCATCATCCCAGGGGTTGGTATTCCTATGGGCGGTGCTTGTTCCACACTGGGGATTATCAACAGGCTGCATCAGCCATGCTGAAAGCTTATCGTCTCTACCCCAAAGATTGTGAAATTTATCGGGCGTTGTGCGAGATTTTACCTTTTATCCCTCCTTTAACCCATCTCCTTGCACCAGAGGGGAGTAATGGGATGTCTATCTCGCTGGCTTTGATTGTAGAAGAGATGCTAGAGCGTTTTCCTCAACGCTGGAGCGTTTGGACGACAGCAGGGCGAGTGCTGGTGGAACATTTTCAGGAAATTGACCGGGGGTGTGGTGTTTCTGCACAGGCGACGCAACTTCAGCCCCAGTTGCCGGATGCTTGGTTTCGGCATGGGCGGGTGTTGGCACTGGCCGGAAAACACCAGGAGGCAGTTGAGGCGTTGACACAAGGATGGCAGTTGTTGCCAGATGCGGGGGATTATTTGCCATCTGTGTTAGTGGCGGTGTGGTTCGGGGAGAGTTATCGGGTATTGGGGGATGAGGCGAAGAGTCGGGAGTGGTGGGAAGTGGCTTGTCAGCAAGCGTTGGCACTGATGGAGTTCGATCCAGCTACGGTTTGTTATTGGCTTGGGAAAGCATTACAAGGATTAGGGGATATCAGGGGGGCGGTGGAGGCTTATCAACGTAGTTTAAATCAGCAGTTGCTCTATCCGTTTCGGGGGGAGGTTGAAAACGCACTGAAGCAGTTGCAAGTTAGGTAAGAAAAAGGTTCTAGTAATAGGGATCTGAACTTAAGAAAGAACACTTCCTAACTCGCAAAATTCAGAAAGTGACTACTGGAATTGTCTTAAGTACAGAAGACAAAAGTTCCAATCCATCACTCGTAATAGAGGTAAAAATTACTATGCCAGTAACAACCGCAATCAAAATAGATGTCAATCAAACGATAGACCAGATCAAAGGGCTTGTTACATACGACAAAAAATATGTGATTGAAGTTATCAACAAGACTCAATATACCCTCGAACGTATAGGTGCTTATAATGACTCAGAAAATTGGCCACTTGGCGATATCCAACCGAGTGAGTTAGGGGTGGCACAATTTGACTGTAATTCTTTCTCCTTTGCAGTGAACTATAAACTAAAAGGAGGATGGGGTTGTATACAATTTGCAGCTTCCTGGCCTCTTGTCGGTAAGCGGAAAATTGCTATCGGTGGTATTAATCAAGACGGTAATGAGCCAGCCAACAAAGTTTGGGATCAGATGAATGATCCCTACGATAAATCTTGTTCTAATGGTTCTGTGAAAGTTCGCGCTTTTATGAGAGAAGAAGGAAAATCGATCACATGGATTTATGAAGTAACAAACGAATAGTTTTTGCTGGAAGTTTGAACGCTTAAGTAGAAATCATGTAACGCTTCGTGATTTAGATTGGCTCACGCTCGGAAAGTCAGTGAACGAAGCCGTTGCCAACTCAGGTAACGGCTTCCTCTTCATCAATCAACCTCTAATTCAATAATTCAATTCGTCTTATTATTAACACTAGGTTGATGGATAGAATCAAGATTTCCGAAAAAAGTTAATTCAAAAAAATCAGAAATTGATAATTGGAATCGTCTAATCAGTAGAAGACAGGAAAAAGCAAAATTAATCTTGTCTCCGGTTCAATACCGATACAAAACGTTGAGCAACCGACAAGAAAATTATGAGGTTCAAGCATGGCAGTCACACAGAAAAACGTCACTGATATTTCAGCATTACCCGGACTTGACAAACTGTGGTCTGAAACCCAAGGCGACTCCCAAATCTGTGTAGCCATTCTTGACGGTCCAGTAGACCAATCTCATCCTTGCTTTGACGGTGCCAACCTTACCCGAGTACAAACCACAATTTCAGAGGCAGCCAGCACCGGGCTAATGTCGAGTCACGGAACGCACATTACCAGCATCATCTTCGGTCAGCATCACAGTGACGTTCTTGGTATTGCTCCGGGCTGTCGCGGATTGATTGTGCCAGTGTTTTCCGATCATTCCAGAGGTTCGCTCTCACAAATCGACTTAGCACGAGCGATCAACCAAGCAGTTGAAGCAGGTGCTCATGTCATCAACATTAGTGGTGGCGAACTGACTCAATCAGGCGAAGCAGACCCAATTCTGGCAAACGCAGTGCGTTCCTGCACTGAAAACAACGTTCTCATCGTTGCGGCTGCGGGCAATGATGGCTGCGAATGCCTCCACGTTCCGGCAGCACTAAATTCAGTTCTCGCTGTTGGTGCCATGAATGCTCAAGGATTGCCCTTCGATTTTAGCAATTGGGGTGAAACCTATCAAACTCAAGGCATTCTCGCTCCAGGTGAAAACATCCAGGGGGCGGAACTGGGGGGCGATATTGCCCTGAGAAGTGGTACCAGCTTTGCGACTCCCATTGTATCTGGAATTGTGGCGCTGCTCCTGAGCGTGCAACGGCAACGAGGCGAAAAGCCAGACCCCCACGCTATCCGTGAGGCTCTTCTCCAGAGTGCTTTGCCTTGCAACCCAGAAACGGGTTCAGATTGCCGTCGCTTTTTAGCCGGAAGTCTCAATATTCCTGGGGTTCATGCCCTGATCGCACAAGGAGGAAAAACAGAATTGTCTGAGGAAAACTTAGAGCAACCGATGATTCAACCGAGTGAGGCAACTTGCCTTGAACTAGAAGCATCCGCCAACCCGCTATCAGATGTAGGCGTGCTGGTGCCAGAAGTCACCCCATCTGAATTGGTCTCAGGAACAGTAAATCATTTGGAAAATACGGAAAAGACAATGACTATAATGCCTAGTCAACTAACAGCACCGTCTGTCACCTCCAGTGGCGTCGTCGCCTCTGAAAACTGCGGCTGTAGCGGTGTCGGTGTAAAATCCCTTGTTTATGCGATGGGAACAGTGAGTTACGACTTCGGCACTGAGGCTCGTCGAGATAGCTTTAAGCAGCTTATGCCAGATGTTGAGGGAAATCCGCCCTTCCCAGCTAACCCCTACGTCGTTAGCCAGATGGTGGATTATCTTGAACAAAATCCCTACGAAGCAAAATCGCTGATTTGGACGTTAAACCTAGAGCTAACACCCATTTACGCCATTGAGCCTGTTGGCTCTTATGCCGAGTTAGCTTATGAGCATCTGATTTCAGCTATCAAGGGGCAGATCAAACCTGACAACGATCCTGATTATGTTTCCAGGGTTTCAATTCCTGGCGTATTGACAGGCAAGACCGTCAGACTATTTTCTGGGCAAGTTGTTCCCGTGATTGCCCCGGAAGTTCGGGGGATGTACGAGTGGAACGTCAACCAATTGGTCACACTAGCGGTTGAAGCAGCAAGAACAGCAATGCCCCAGGCTCAAGCTAACCAGCAGGAGCAAGCGACGCGAGCTTCTCTGAAGGAATTTCTCAATCGGATGTACTACGAATTTCGGAATCTAGGTCAAACATCTCAGGAGCGGGCGCTGAATTTCGCGGCGACGAATGCGTTCCAAGCAGCACAGGCGTTAACTGAGGCAACGGGTAAGGGGATGCAGCTTGACCGTATTGAAACCGAAAAAAGCCCATTTTGTCGGATGGATTCAGATTGTTGGGATGTCAAACTGAAGTTTTTCGACCCTGAGAATGATCGACGAGCGAAAAAAGTATTTCGATTCACGGTGGATGTAAGCGATCAAATGCCCGTCACGATTGGCGAAGTCCGTACCTGGTCTATATCTGACTAAAATATCCTTCAATAGCTCACATTTAAAACTTTTTTAAAGTCCGTACAAACAGGAGTATTCAGATGAATTATTTGCCTAAGCAATCTCAACCCATTGCTCGGAGTCTCAACACGACATCCCCCTTATTAAAGAGTTCAGGGGTCAGCAGTTCCGATTTCATGGACTGTTACAAGCTAAAAGGTATGGCGAGAAATATCTGTATGGCTGCTTATTAGAAATCGGGGATTGCCCTTCAAAAATCATTTAAACAGGAGAAAACGCGATGAAAGTTCCGATTCAAGCCGGACACATACCGCGTTACCCGTGGTAAGTGTTCGGAAACAAAAAAAACAAGCAAACACTCAAGAAAAAATTAGGAAAAGTTATGAAACTTCCCAAACAAGTTGCCCCTGTGGAACGGACGCTGACTCCCTCTGCAATTTCAGGACAAAGTGGTGTTGAAGCCAGTGCCTGGTATGACACCCTTCTGGACATTGCCAAGAAAGCAGTTCCCATTGTATCCAACGTTCTGGGCAGTCTGTAATTCAGGCATCTTCATCAGCCTAACTAAACAGTTGTAACAACATTCCTCGTTCGGCAGTTGACAACCACAACCCAACGAGTTCTAAAAACATTAAGGATAAAGAGGCAAAATCATGAACCTTCCCAAACAATCTGCACCCGTGGAACGGACTCTCGCTCCCTCTGCAATGTCAGGACAAAGTGGTGTTGAAGCTAGCGCCTGGTATGACACTCTTCTGGATGTTGTCAAGACCGCTGCCCCAATTGCTGCACCAATTCTGACCTCTCTGATCTAATTCTGACTCATGCTCTCTAGCGTGGGTTACTAACAAACTGTAACCCGATCGCTGGCTCGGTGGTTGTATGGTGTACAAACACCGAGCTTCTCCAAAAGGGTCACAGAACCTTCGCTGCTAACTAAACTTCCGAATGAACTGCCGCTAAAAAACCACACAATGCTGACTTCTTTACCCGTTGAATCTATCTCTGATACTGCCTTCTTAACAGCTTTCTATCGGGCTTTGGAAACCGAGTGCCCAGATTCTCTGTTCCAAGATCCCCACGCCCGAATTTTAGCTGGGGAGCGGGGTGAAAAGCTCGTTGAGGCAATGCCGGGGGGAAAATCAGGAGCAGCAGGCTGTGCCGTGCGGACTTGCGTGATGGATGAGTTGATTCTGCGGACGGTTCAAGAAGACGGCATTGATACCGTGTTGAATTTAGGAGCCGGTTTGGATACAAGACCTTATCGACTGCCTTTACCAACTTCCTTGTATTGGTACGAGTGTGACTTGCCAGTTGTCCTCGCTTACAAAGCCGAAAAGCTTGCTGGCGTGCAGCCCAGGTGCGTTTTGGAATCGGTTTCTTTGGATATTACTGACAGCATTACAAGGCAGACTTTCTTTCAGGATGTTGGTAGGGTCGCAAAACAGGTACTAGCGGTTACGGAAGGTCTTCTTATTTATATGAGTACAGAGCAAGTCGCTGCACTGGCGACTGACCTTTACGCACAGCCCCAGTTTCGGTGGTGGTTGACGGATCTTGCTTCGGCAAGTGCGTTGCGTTATTTCCAGCAAAGCGTCAATCGTTCGCTGAATTCCAGTGACGCAACTTTGCGATTCGCCCCTGAAGAAGGAACTGAGTTCTTTCGGCACTATGGTTGGAAGAGCGTCGAATTGCGATCGCTGCTGGAAGAAGGCCAGCGCTTACAGCGAGAAATCTTACCCCAATCCCTGCTGACTCAATTACAAGCGCCGGAACATTGGGAAATTTGGCGGAAGATGTCTGGCTTCGTTTTGCTGAGGCGGCATTAAGGGTGAATTCAAGGTTGAGGTCTATCGTTGCAGAAGATACTGCAATGATTTAGGTCAATTTGTCCATTCATACAACATCAGAGGTTGTATTGGTATCCCTAACAAAAGGAGCACTTATGAAACTTCCCAACCAGTCTCTACCTGTGAACAGAAGAGAAATCATAGAGCCTGACTTGGTAGTGGTGTCTTTTAAAGATAGTAAAGGCAAGTGGCAACAACAATATCGTTATGTGCGGGGTTCTAATTCCGATCCGAATGAGTCCATGAAATTTTCAGAGACCCTTGACTGTGGGTGTGGGATATTTTCTGGGCTGTCAAGGGCGATGTGCTTTGCTGCTTGTGGCGTTTTTTAAGGGCAGAACCTTGGCTCAATTTGAGTTAGCTGTAGAAGTAAGGACACAGCCTCTCTACCTGATTTAGTTCAGAAATCAAATAAGTGATCGCCCCCCTTACACTAACTCCCACATCCACATAATTCTTTAACAATTAGGGGCTGCACCACCTTCTCGCAGTCCCGCTATCTGAAAAGTGATCGCTTAACCAGAAAACCTAATTAAACT
Proteins encoded in this region:
- a CDS encoding C39 family peptidase, whose amino-acid sequence is MKQITAKVNTKLKKLPVESSQLKPEQIVIVPAGKTYGFEAIEPADNGHIKVFLAANSGTFYAFTQHWEGIQLNESQELFLPDQGIQLFINQEEAERIFDNPITKDELNDLNCCLNHYEINTPPRLCHFLSQIAHESGGLKWLKELDEGDYLEGRSELGNTCSGDGSKYKGAGVLQLTGRNNYQAFCQAIGDANIMQGCDYVAETYPFTSAGFWWYNNSMNEVCDRGATVEEITLRVNGGYNGLEDRQQYYKKACEVINSREKSQTPTQSKPALTLKFVHTTTLRLIIEDVTELSIEQQVDITEGNIFEVASYAYQTGDYLKVAFLAQSFKGRNTWFVHTQDVEICNPQLQIKPKKILLPVPWFPQTDNYRDPERTCNSSSCAMCLEYFRPGTLPGKDGDDIYLEMVFEYGDTTDHEVQTQALSHFGLNSAWHTDLDFEDVYRELEANRPVVIGILHRGTTEHPSGGHMIVVRGRTEEGDFIVNDPYGSLNDRYTGAVENGKGAIYSQYEMTYRWTAEGPGTGWGRLFQP
- a CDS encoding response regulator — translated: MTFEEAVRFVDSTLESKTGKKLTLTEKNILQAAWNNETYSNVAESLYLSIGHIKDLASRLWQRLSDTFREKITKNNFRRLIEELYVTQTFPEEKIAENDTDESLTSKGNILIIGDLIQNLQLLTEVLSKRGYKVCSIPNGKIGLRTIHKHPPDVILLDIKMPEMDGYEICKILKADEVTSEIPVIFLSGLDEIIDKAKAFQVGGVDLITKPFQPEEVIARIQTQLAFQQQKRQLREQIEKHQQTVKILYQSRAVLTSLLNSSQDGIAAIQTVRDLMTEEINDFRCLVVNPIFAKLLGQKRKDLIGKTSLKKLLNQLIPTLFDSLISVVETGEMIEKTFYWENNDQQNWYYLTAIKFGDGCSITIHDITNLKIIQFKRQMEMYLE
- a CDS encoding RNA polymerase sigma factor: MLISSCHLAPNSRHLSKDIDLDFGEEEPILLKRLSLGDDNAFWQLWQQHQKYLYYRCLSWMGGNPIEAEEALSLAMLKARDKLPNSADKITNFRAWLIRLTHNLCVDIHRARCRKAIRIETVEEDEAVISNFDCPESAILRDELGQVIRSAVDTLPERLRIPFILRYYEQVSYPDIAQQLAISQDIALRAMVRTKV
- a CDS encoding IS630 family transposase (programmed frameshift); amino-acid sequence: MPAPYSYDLRSKAIAAVKRGEKKIEVSRFFKISRNTLDLWLKKERETGDYQASRQVGVGTQPKIQELEKFKEFVKKNSDKTQKQMAQLWGCEATQQNISYACRKLGISRKKTYGYRERDEEKRREFLQKLEGIERSRKVYVDEAGFDNREDYPYGYSPIGERCYALKSGKRRERVSWLSALKEGKLLAPLTFEGSCNKDLFETWLKNCLLPVLEPGDIIIIDNASFHQGEYIKELVEEAGCKIWYLPPYSPDLNKIENWWAVLKTWMKQRLNEFQTVRECVDAAFRNCPNVCA
- a CDS encoding tetratricopeptide repeat protein — its product is MQQYPSGWKKRLELANLLYTNGCWQQAIQEYRQVIDRQPQFLEVQLKLGKMLQLMGQKTDAVAVYENALSLIHHEATRQHISGLIAVCRDDIQEAILAFESATSLEPDNVAHWLALGRLQMQREDRVAALRTFETIVSIHPDDLVALIDRYDALLVLGKIRAAQDCLDRLVELASEDFRVLKRQIENRCWMRLVFGELGKQTKQIINLALRLAPDAVDTCELLAYYHIFQGDWATGVGVLAQFTEKHPHHPRGWYSYGRCLFHTGDYQQAASAMLKAYRLYPKDCEIYRALCEILPFIPPLTHLLAPEGSNGMSISLALIVEEMLERFPQRWSVWTTAGRVLVEHFQEIDRGCGVSAQATQLQPQLPDAWFRHGRVLALAGKHQEAVEALTQGWQLLPDAGDYLPSVLVAVWFGESYRVLGDEAKSREWWEVACQQALALMEFDPATVCYWLGKALQGLGDIRGAVEAYQRSLNQQLLYPFRGEVENALKQLQVR
- a CDS encoding S8 family peptidase, yielding MAVTQKNVTDISALPGLDKLWSETQGDSQICVAILDGPVDQSHPCFDGANLTRVQTTISEAASTGLMSSHGTHITSIIFGQHHSDVLGIAPGCRGLIVPVFSDHSRGSLSQIDLARAINQAVEAGAHVINISGGELTQSGEADPILANAVRSCTENNVLIVAAAGNDGCECLHVPAALNSVLAVGAMNAQGLPFDFSNWGETYQTQGILAPGENIQGAELGGDIALRSGTSFATPIVSGIVALLLSVQRQRGEKPDPHAIREALLQSALPCNPETGSDCRRFLAGSLNIPGVHALIAQGGKTELSEENLEQPMIQPSEATCLELEASANPLSDVGVLVPEVTPSELVSGTVNHLENTEKTMTIMPSQLTAPSVTSSGVVASENCGCSGVGVKSLVYAMGTVSYDFGTEARRDSFKQLMPDVEGNPPFPANPYVVSQMVDYLEQNPYEAKSLIWTLNLELTPIYAIEPVGSYAELAYEHLISAIKGQIKPDNDPDYVSRVSIPGVLTGKTVRLFSGQVVPVIAPEVRGMYEWNVNQLVTLAVEAARTAMPQAQANQQEQATRASLKEFLNRMYYEFRNLGQTSQERALNFAATNAFQAAQALTEATGKGMQLDRIETEKSPFCRMDSDCWDVKLKFFDPENDRRAKKVFRFTVDVSDQMPVTIGEVRTWSISD